AAATGCATGAGGACAGTCGTCTTTCAATGTCTAACTTCagttttgtgcataatagatatatttatccttcattagatagggcAAGCAGTATTTTatttcaataggaagcaggctgaataaaaattctaactggaagctatgcgAGTCCAGTGCCCACCCAAAAAGGGCTAGgttcggcaggtttttctagggtaggtagggaaagaagaaacacagcatttcttTTCCTAGGTCCAACTTTTCTTAGATCTATTCATTTACTTTTCACACTTTTTCTTCAGGTACAGGCCCGAGCTGCTGCTATATATGTTTCATCTTTCATGTTCACCCCCTCTATTTCGCTTACAACTCCAACAATACATGTCGTGTGTGATACACTCATTATCGCTGTTGATTTTCTGTGGATTctttaaaacacaaaacgtgTCGGCTGGTAGCCTCCAtcgcaggctctctggggctttTCACCTCATTTTTAGGAGAGGTGCTCATGATaccttttgctggccatttcttttgtactgggtcgcttgggCCGACAGCGCAAACGACCTAGTAcaaaaaaatggccagaaaaagtatatcatacaaaaacgaaaaaaaaaaacagagaccCTGCTATCGACTGGCCGACTGTATGAAAAAGCGGTCTAACCTCCAAGAAGAACCCCAGGACGGCCAGAGCAGTGTCGGAACCAGAAGCGAGTGCATCACCGAGAGAGCCGTAAGCACTCGAGTAGTGGACGATGTGAAGCTGCAAATGAGCATTGATAAAATcattcaaacaaagaaaaagtatTATGTCTATGTGTTATCATCTAGGTATAGACTGTATCGACTAGCTagtaaatctgtccagatagtGCAGCTTAAGCTTGTACTGCCCAGTaaaaacctggtgtgttacgccataaggCCGTTTacctattctccaagtagaggttgagtcgcggagatacagtagtcgggaaatttaccggCGCGCCCCTCTCACTACATTTctcaactactactactactagatatacatatatgtccGCGACTGAACCTTTGCCTGAAGAATAGGTTTACCGGAgtatatagtctgtgtaacacataCTCTGCTGCCTGCATgcaggccggcggatgttgggcgtgCTGCTTTAAGCGAGATTTAATAAGGCTACTGGGTatgcaaaacagacaaaaaagacTGACAGCTGTGTGTAAGTAAAATTTGGCTACCCCTACCTCTCCGGGATAGGAGTTCCCGTCCAGGGTGTGTTCGGAGCCGACGGTGAGGTCGGCCTGGCTGCCCCAGTGGAAGTGGAACTGTGCGGCGATGTACGAGCCGGTCAGGCCGCCTCCCGACACCGAGATGGCGGTAGAGGCAGGGGTCAGCGAAACCACAACTGTAAGGGTAACAAAGAACCGTTAGAGGGAGAGATAACAGATCAACCAGAACATAAGAGGTCACAAAGGGCCTTTGGAGGGACACGGCAATCTAATCTGTGAAGATGACCTGATCAGATGGAGAGGACAGCTCAAAGAAGACTGATTCAATGGATAACAGAACAAAGAATCCTTACGGAAGGACAGGGCAGCTCAAACGGATCTAGATTGGATGACAAAGAACCGTTAGAGAGAGAGCACATTGCTTAAAGCtatcgtcacatttccaaaccggggcccaaccgggctgtttgtggaaacgaaaaatagacatgtatacgtaaaaataaacacaaataagGCCCACGACTAtgctctttacgtcttgtgtagttacatgtagttaagtgtcttttatatcatacttttcgtccccgaaagctgcccgaccgggtcccggttttgaaatgtgaccagGACCATGTAGGAATGACACTTGGAGAGAGGATAACTCCTCCAGAACTGATTGGATGATAAAGAACCTTTATGGGGTCTGTATAGAGATGAGAACTGGAGATAGGATAACTCAACCAGAACTGATTGGATGACAAAGAACCATTAGTGGAGAACACAGCTCAATCCAAACTGTAGATATGACCATACCTGAGTGTCCATTATTGCTCATGGTCATGTTGACGTCACTAGGGACTGCATCGTACCCTGTGAAGGAGAAGGCGCTGAAGGTTTCCTGCGTGGCTGATGCCGAGACTATGTTGATGGGAGACTGGGAGTTGGCGCCACAAGAGGTGTTGGCCACCACTGTAGCCCAGTTCGCAGGCCCTGTTCAAAGGATATGAGATAGAAAGTAAGGTACTATATAGTGACATTAATACTACTATAACAGTAGCATCATATCTGATGCTGGAAAATCTGCACTTCTGAAACTTCAGGCAGGTTTTGTATTTACTCAAGTTAGAAAACAACACTACTGTTTGCTAAACATTTAAAAAAGGAATTGCGGGCGTTTGTTTTGACAGTGTTTGTTACAAGTTGGaactttttttctcagaaatggACCTAGAGAGGTCCTCTGTACCATAATTTTGCGTTCCAAACCTCCAAACCCTGACACCAAGGGGTGCCCGAAAGGAACGATCAATGTATGAATCCTCTCTTGACAGCGATGTTATCAGCAGTCTctgtttttacttttttcatCACCCTCTAAAAACAGGAAATACCATTACAGAGTGTTGAACTTCACAAATTTCCGGTAGTGCATGCCATGCATATGATCCCACACAATAAAAAAGAGCATGTCGTGACTTAACGCTTTGCTGACAGCCACCTCTGCACACAATATACCTGTCATCGCACTGTAATGTGTGTATACAGGACTCACCATTGTTTCCGCTGTAGCCCCATGTCGCACCtgtaacacaaaacacacagtgTTCCTCTCTATGGATGCATAACATATAATAAAGACTTTCCAGGAAAAAGAACAATAGTCCATCCTGTTGACACAAAAAGCAGTGACACATCTTTGACTTTGTACGCCAGACAAAATCTTCTTCTTCAGAAGGAGACTTCTCATTTTGATGATTACCACTTGATTCTCTATGAGTTGCGATAAAGCATCGAAGAAGCTCAGACTACCACGTATTAAAGGTATATTCGCATGTATATGGATAGGTCTTGGTTTtccttttttgtacatttccttTGCATCTACCCCACCCGTATACTCCCTATGCTACAAAcacttctctccaagcagaccctacggtgccttagagatggtatcaaagctgaccaaggagtatagccggcctaagggagtcaaacgggcaccggtgccggtgtTCTATGGGATTCCGTCCGGCCCCGAGAATCGGTCCGGGTAACCATATATGGAGTGATTTGGAGTGAtgactccttggccagctttaatattatctctaaggcaccgtagggcctgcttggagagtaacaaacACGTCCAAACAAGCATCTGGACAGCAACACACGCAGGTTCTCTTCAAACATTCTAGGTACGGTAATACCCTTTTTACGTAAACTATTCTGCAAGCCTGCCTGCGGTACATTCATCCCTATAGACCTGCTAGCTGATATAGGGATGAATTCCTGACTACTTTTCCCGTGAATGACACCTGAGTGTTTAGTTATGCTCTATTTATTCCCTGTAATTCGGTATGTGTTTTAGTGTAGCTGTTAATAATACCATTGGTATTCAGTAATTTGAGAAGCACCAACACTTTAGCTAGTTGTTTACTTGTGAGCATTTAGTATTTAGTTTACGAGGTTGGTTAATCCAAATGGCGGACACCGTCCCCGGCCAGCACACATACGCACCTAAAAGCGTTATGGTTGATTAACAGTTTGGAGACCTcaaacctccatgaatattcagagctttgtttgtttctttgtttgaaccttcGGTTATCAATGAAAGCTCAAGTCAGCCAGCAGTTTACATCACTTAAAGTCCTAATGACTCTTATAAGTCTATAACGTTTTACACAATTTTACGCACATAGTACAAAATACATTCTCCTGTATCTTGTCTCATTTGATTAGAAAATAAGCCTTCAtttagctacggccgcgtggcgcgttggtacacccgatatccctcgatctcggaagttaagcatcgcgcggtccggacagtactgTAGTACTTGGATggagtcccccaaccaaggacgttatatgatatataacgttcttgccccaaccaaggacgtccggattgctgtagcctcacgaagctttccacgaaatcgtcttccgggagggacgtaaaacgggggtcccgtgctcgaggaggtgcctcgccacgttaaacagcctcattacccacactttagGTACCTACTGCagctggctgcaaaatacacccgatatcattattattatttaccAGATTCTCAATACTTCTCTCAAGATTACATTTATTGTATGTGTGAGTTGTACAATGCGGGGCATTTACCCCGTGTGTTTGACCAGTGGTTAcatacctgcataccatcttcagtcAAGTAAGGAGTCGTCTCCTGTCGTGGACTGATCTAGTCACTTCGTCATTAAGACTAGGTGTgctcataccaaatatcatcacaatccattcaGAAGTTCTTAAGTTATTACTCGAGCTCCGAAAacatatacatcatacactcacgcacacacacacagactgcaCAAAAGTTACCTAGTACATTTTTATCTAGGTGAGAATTTTATTTCAAGTGCATAACATATCTGCCTTAGCTAATGACACAAGAATCTGCTTTGTTAATTGCTATTCAAATGGTATAGAAACAAAGTGACAACAAAGTAAACTGGTGCCAAAGTCAAGGGTCACTACCATGGACACGTTCTTTTATCCAACTGCCAACCTTGCAAATGTGACTGTTAAGAGCCATACTGGCTTTCACTGCCACGACGTTTTTGCTTATATGCACAATACATTCAATGGTACTATATACTGTATAGACTGCCTGACAGTATGTCCTATGGTCGATTTGACTCGACTTCATGTGTTTGATTTGTGAGATTATGCTAACATTAAAGCTGCTTTAAATTTGGCATGTAGTTCTTTTCATGCCACGCTTTTGCCATTGTTCTGGCCGTTCTTGTGTGACTCTGGCTATTCTTCGGACCGTTAGTAATTGCGCTGCAGATGAAATTGTCGTTGTGAATAGTCATAGTTATTCCGTCTCTGTGGTATGTCCTTCAACTTTTGTCATCTGAGAAGAAAGTAAAAACTAACGGTTATCACAAAAGGCCCAGACGATGAGATGTCACGGTTGAAAAAAAAGCCGTGCTCTGATTGGCGGACAGCATTTGAATGCTGAAATAGAAAACCATTCTATAACCGTTTTGTATTCAAGCGTGCTTCGGATATTTTATCGTCTGACTGTcaatgtgtaatctccaagcagatctgtcGGAGATAGGACAGTATCCAAAGATCATAAACACTATCCAACTGGTCACACGTAGAAGTACCTTTCTTGGGGAATATTTGCTACCAGTAGAAGTTGACTGGCGAAAGCTACACAGCTGCCTAAGTGATTTAAAAACAGCACTTGGCATGCCTCTTAAGACACAGGCCACGCCCTCGTTTGCGCCTACCTTCCTTCTGCAGAACGCCCCAAATGAATCCCTCTTTCACGCACTTACACAAACCAGGCCATGTTGAATACacttgcaataaaaaaaaacattgatacaCATTTTCCATATCTTCTGTGGTAATGCAACCAATCTCCGTACAAGCTCTGATCTTTGTAGGTGTTGAACTGTCCAGGTGCCGAAATGAGTCCACACACGTATGGTAAAGTACTCTAGCTTAGAGCTAGCGCAACGACGTTTACCTTTATGCTTACCTGTGGACCACCGTCATCTCTGAATTGCCAAGCACAGATAGCCCTTATTACGGCATTGAGGGTAAAATCACGAGAAACGCGACTCAATACAGACGATTTCCCTCAAACGCTTCAGTGACCAGACATAAGTGTCCCAGTGTGGCATTGAACAAACATTCCTTGTGCTTGGAGGACACTCGGACAGATATCAAGCGTATTCGAGCTCGCGGCTACGGATACCTCAAAACTCCTGGGGTATAAACCTATAGATTAaagctgtttttaaaaagtttaaatcTTTCCCGATGGTGCATCGGGCgacgcccatctccgtttttgtagccctgggccacactaCGATGTGCAATCACTACATACAACAAGGAGCTAGTTCTCTGGTAGTGgtttgtgtgttcaactaccataaaCATACAActaaatgctgagtgctaagcagagagagCAATATTTATCGTTTTAAATTCGGCGTGACTGGGCCGAAGATCGCGAACTCACGAAGGCAAATACTATACCCACTCGGCCATGGCATATGTGTTTAATGTTGATACCCATGCGGAAACACTATCAAAATTTGCATTACTTGATTGATGTGAAGAATGTCATTGGTTCGGCGGCCGCAAGGGGCGACACGATTGAATTTTAGACATCTATCCCAAAACAACAGTGCCGATAGACTAAACTTCCAAAACTTAACACCGTGCAAGATGAACTCCGTGCCTTGTGGCTTGTTTTGGCGACAGAGTGTAGGCGATAGCTGCCTTTTCAAAGAACCATTAAAAAGTTATCGTCACTCTCCCATAATGGTTCAATCGGAAGAACGTtctgtttttgtcatgtttatagTAGCGGCAGAGTACAAATATAACAGATATATATtcagtaacgttacaaacaGCTCTTTGTGGCCAAATGAGCTGTCTAGATACAACTCCACTGGTGTCACTGCTGTCAATGTGACGAAGGAAAGATGTTAGGAGGCTCCAGGCTCCTGCTTTTTTTGGAAACGCCTTGACATTTTGAAGGCACGAAAGTGAATAAGATCTAGATGACAGCTGTCTGTTGTGTTAGTAAGATATATGTCTCTGGTGGGTGATTTTTTACTCAGTTCTAGAACAGGATATCGATGTTGAACATACCCACGCGACATGACCACATCCTTCACCCTTCTATTTACAGGTTCACAACTTTCAAGTTACACGTCTGTTACCGCAAGCTGTCGCAGTGTTTAGGACAAAAACGTACCTTTTGCCAGAGGCGTGACGACAAGGAGAACAAGAAAAGGTAGGACTGTCGCTTGCTTCAACATCGTTCTGTCTCTGGCTGGGAAGGAAGAAGTATGCTGGTGACAACGCCCAAAAATGCACCTCAACTGCGATCAACTTGTCATCCACATGGCACAGTCCATTCACGGGCGTTCTACAACgcgttttgttttattttatttttttataaaaaaaagacagactTACCGGCAAACGCCGAAATACCAATGATATACAATATCCAATTACAACCGCACTGCACATTTAATATCATGTAACAATCGGTGGAGAAAATAGGCTAATAATGATTTTGAATAACCCCATAATTTTAGTGGTATCGTCTTACAGCTTTGTCAAAAAAGACGGATCGATGCCACCCTTTTATGTTGATTCGGTATCTTGTTTCTCGTTCTCACCCACATAATTATGTTGACACAATCTTCCTGACCTCCTACTGCGGTAACTCACTGTATCTTCCCCTGGACTCCCGATTCTCAATCACAACGGCGGGAAATTCGAGCTTctagcatacattttgtactttgtaatctccatgcagatctgCCAGTTGGGAAGATATAGTATCCATGTGCcgaatctaatctccaagcagattctgcggtagcataaaatagtatcaaaagcttgcagaggagtgaagccgtcTTTGATGATTCTTTGGTAGGAGtttgtttcgctaccggggatACAAGGCAACTGGACACCGTTTGGATGACTACATTCCTTGCCCAATTTGGTACTATATTATGCCAttttaggatctgcttggagattacgccGAATCGGCATCTTTGCCTGACCAATCGGTCAGTTCGGTTCACTCCGCACCCTCTCAATAAGAGGTACTGCACGTACCTATGTATTCGGAACAGTGGGTTACCTGTGCCGGTGTGGGTGTTGGCATATTACAAAGTTTACAAAGTAGGAAAGGTTGGCACACCCAACAGATGCCTCTAGGTTAAGTATTCACATGGTATACACGGCTCTACAGTGACAAATGTATGTGGTCACACGTGGACTTTACTCAACATTAGGTCATGTGTCAAGTGATGAATCGTTGACTTACTCAGCAACTGCCTCTACGTTAAAGTATTCACATGTACACGGCTCTACAGCGACAGATGTCAGTAGTGTCAAGCACCACTTTACTCAACATTAGGTCATGTGTTAAGTTGTGTTAATGAACTACTAaagatgcactctcactgcacttgcgtcaagcttgtgtcactgcggggttcgttcactgcgtcactattTTACTTTCTACGATTTtcttatgatttagatattgcgttaaacgtaaaagtatgacttagaagacgacaagatacacaaaaagtacttaAAGTCGTTCTTTacctctaaaattcgttgagtatctttcgaacctcgcagtgatgcaagcttgacgcaagtgcagtgagagtgcaccttaacttGTACAGcattaagctaggggcacaacccaccgtacttgcaagtgcgtgctgtctacgtgccaaaacgtgggcaatcttttggtatccgtaagtggtaagtaccgtctccgtacgaacacgtggcgaatcccacggatttgggagcacgcagacacgccgtagaaatttaagtgcatgcagaactttctctgcgttcggcctgcggattcgccctccgtacgtgccagtacgggcgacgcacctgccatgtacagactgaacgttttcaggaatacgtggcggacgtggcctccacaaaaaacgtacggacaaattgcacgtacggcgggttgtgcctcaGGCTTAAGAGAGGCGGTTGCATCATCCCGGTTAGTACTATAGCGTTGGTGGTATGTTCTCATCACAGCCGGCTGACTCAGGTTCTCAAGGTCCGCAGTTTCTGGCCAGTACAAGTCTCATCACTCAAAAAAATAGATGTGAAATTTTATCCATGTTACATATAGTGGACTCCTCTCTTTATGTTGTACCTCTGCATAAAAAGATGACAAACTTTGTCTCCCTTTGCACGGTAACAGGACTGTCATTTGTCATATCAGACTACCAATACTGCCAAGAAAGCTTTTGTGCGCATTCATAAGCTGAATACTTCAGTATATTGTGCCTCCAGAATGAAGGGTCCTCGAACAGCCGAAGCGTTCGGCTTAGGCTGCACTAGTTTGTTGTTTTGACGTGACACTGGAGCAGCTCAGCGCTTCCAGTAAAGGGATACGTTTCATTGGATGTGTTTGCGTTACCTGAGGGGATGAAATGAAAAGGCATGCATGGCTAGCTAGGTCAGGTCAGATCGGATCAGGTCACGGTCCAGTTTGACTGAGGACACAAGTCAGGAAAGTTTAGAATAGTTAGGAAGTTTGAATCGATGCCATCTTTTTGTGAACTCAACCATACCGCGGCTTATATCGTCGTCCAAACTCTGCAATCACGCAAAATGGGGGACAATAAATAAATTCTAGACCACCCAACCTTTGAAAGCACTGAAGCATTGTTATTGCATACAATTTATTTTGCTAAGCTAGCTGCACCCGTGAGTGTGCACCCTTTGTTCCGGGTACAAATATCCCAGCTGAACTGGAGCAGATTACGCAGATACAAAGAGCACGAGTGGTTTGGATATCTGCGAGGTAGGTTACTGACCTCTAACGGGGTCTCAGGGGGCAGGTCAGTGACCTCCAACGGGAATACAAAGATACAGCTCCGTAAAGTAGGTCCTGGttaacctggtatccagccgtattatagctcccgagtctttTCTGTCCACCTAATTTGTGAAGAGGACAGAaaagactcgggagctataaaacggctggataccaggctaggtccTGGCAAGGCCTTTGTCACATTTgaaggtttggatattagaaactccTCACAAGCTTCCAATCattgtaagaagcttatcccatactacaactcctgtattagttagttaagctatagaactgtagttatgtagatgccatactttgtacctcgtacaattgttgtgcaataaagttatatttcATCCGTCGGAGGGGGCCGGGCTGTTTAAAagttacgtaacgttatattctcTGCTGTTGAATAATATTGTGATACGTTTTGTGTtcctgttgtcttttatatcgtacttgtCGTTCCCTAAAACTACCCGGGCGGGAccctttgtgaaaatgtgacgtCATCCTCTTCAGCTGGTTCCCCTTATCCTCTTCAGCAGCGTTCACTTCCAAAGAAAAAGGAAGAGGagcaagacgtaaagagaatggtcgtgggcattatttctgtataattacctttgccagaatggcaaggttatgttttagtcTTGTgcgtctgtctgcctgtctgtctgtctgtctatcaccagcataactcgagaagccttgttttacgtatacatttctatttttcgtttccacaaacagcccgtctgggccccggtttggaaatgtgacgttagcctaaagaGGGCAACGTTACCTATTTTATGGGGGGAGGAGTGTTAGGAGTAcatatggatgtctcacattaTTTTGTGACATCTATATGTGATCCCAACAGTACTATCTAAGACCTTAGCCCAAACGACAAACACCGTAATAGCTTCACGGAGGTTTATGTTCTACAGACTCTTGTTGTTAATTCATTACCACATATAAACTGGTCAGGAACATGTAATATCCACATTCCGTCATATCACTATATGTAGAATAATGCACGATAATCCTCGGTGATTATATCATTCAGTTAATATCATACATCATACAGTTCATTACCtgttaatttttcttcttcagaattATCAGAAATCGACTTAACGTTAGGCCTTAACAAATATTGGTCTGCCCTGATAGCGTAGGTAGCCAAATATTGTTATATGTTCAAAAGCTGCAAAaaaggcaaggaggttatacatCTAaagccagttcacctttatccgttgggggaacctatatccgttgttagcgcatttagggatatgaagtcaacagatgttggtttcaaattgtaatattttcaaaatatagcagtttgaactcacatttcATTAGAATGATAGTCCTAAATACCCAGCTTCAAAAACAACACATATAGGTTAGCCCGCGTATATAAAGGTGAGGTAGCGTTATGTATAATTACATAACCTCCTTGAATAAGGTAATCTCAAAACAGTTGTTACGGTAGAAAATTGCCAGTCTGCCTTGTTGACAATAACACGCAATTCGTGGCGAAAATTATATACTAAAAACGTTACTCTTTTTCATCCCAATATCTTCAATATACGTGAATAGGATATCATTATTCCATTTCATGATAGTAGACACATATGCAGATTATAATGTGATCAAGTTCTATAATTTGGCAAAAGGTATTGAAACGGTTCTTTGTAACACACATTTCGTTGTGGTGATATTATGAATggattttgatttgtcttttgATTGCTTGTGCTTACCATAAAATATATGCAACTAGGATTGTATAGTCTTGATTATATTGCACCGAAACCCTGAGCCCTTATAAAACAGAACAGATCTAAAACAAATCGTTAACATCAGAATCCATCCAGTCTTTTCCTGGACACTTTGAATATCAGAAGTCAGTTTTTGGATGTCTTGTTTAGTTTCATTTCTTGCAAAATCATACTGAAGTTGTTAATCTTTGTGAATATGCATGTTTATCAGAGCCATGTAGTGATGATGTCATAAACATCAAGATATTGCCGAATGAGTACTGTTCTGGATTGACGTTTGTGGACTAGTTTATTATGtgttacattgttttgtaaTTGTTTTCTGAGATTTTGGTCTATGTTGATCTGTGGCAAATGGTTTTAGATAGTTGTATTTGGTACGCCAAATTAAAAATTAGCAAAGGTATGCTAATGCTTCTTTTGGTGTTCATTGTCGTAATACATCAAGTTAATAGCATCCAATTCAGGGTGTCCATAACTGATAATACAATTCATGGAACCCACTAGAAGCCTGCCAAAATGAGGACACCAAGACCGATGACCTGCCATGCTGGCAAGATGCGCCAGGTGCCGCTCCTCTCGAACGAGCGATGCACTTCTCGTGAGTTCAAGACCAGGACGGGACGGAAGTTGTTAGCCATCGCCTCCGGTTCATGGCCCGCCTCGGCTTCGAAGTAGGTGGCACGCAGGAGAGTGTTCAACTGAGAACAGAGCGAATGACAATGATGTGCCAAATATCCATTCATTTCCCTCTATtctttggcgacgcctcaagaGCGGAGCCGTTGGTATAGTACTGCTATGGAGACGCAAATATTCTACCAATTGCATCtatgcattcccttgggaatttttttttgctagttCTATGTGCTTCACTCGAATCTCTTTCAGTTTGTGTAGCCACTTGCTATTTCCCTTCCCCACAGCAGACTTAAGTGTAATTCTACTGGTGAAACAATATaaacgatgatgatgaatctTGCTAGGTGTATACCTGGTTCCTGGATATCTTGATGGTGTCCTCGAAGACGGTCCATGCCACAATCTCGTTACAGCCGGGGGTGGTCAGGCTGCCGCTGTAGCGGTAAAACCTGCTCCTGTCGGCCGGCAGGAAACTGTCGAACGTGAAGGTCTGGGAGAAGGCTGAACGGTTACCTGTGAAGACGAACGTTACTTACAATTAATAAATCATAGTAACAACTCCGCTATGACAAACATTACCTTTGCCACATAGACGCCAACAACTTGTAAGTAAAGAGGCTAAACCGTAGCCTAATGTCAATCATAACTTTATGGTCTTATACTTACAGCAATGTCTCTGCCAAAACATGTACCTACAAGTACAAGGCATGTTGGGGATTCTCAGACAACTAGCTTGTTATGACATGATAGAAAGGACATGCACCTTTGGCGTTGC
The window above is part of the Branchiostoma floridae strain S238N-H82 chromosome 14, Bfl_VNyyK, whole genome shotgun sequence genome. Proteins encoded here:
- the LOC118429943 gene encoding carbonic anhydrase 7-like codes for the protein MLKQATVLPFLVLLVVTPLAKGATWGYSGNNGPANWATVVANTSCGANSQSPINIVSASATQETFSAFSFTGYDAVPSDVNMTMSNNGHSVVVSLTPASTAISVSGGGLTGSYIAAQFHFHWGSQADLTVGSEHTLDGNSYPGELHIVHYSSAYGSLGDALASGSDTALAVLGFFLESSSSDNAALAPIISNIQNVNDSGDSYQFTTEFSLDSILPSSKTNFFRYSGSLTTPTCDEVVVWTVFQETIKISQSQLNTLVAGAYFTAESGQAAAVMENNYRPVLALNGRTVSSSFDASASLRILPAWQLLVAALTFAVAAALKA